In one Brassica oleracea var. oleracea cultivar TO1000 chromosome C9, BOL, whole genome shotgun sequence genomic region, the following are encoded:
- the LOC106317974 gene encoding mitochondrial import receptor subunit TOM7-2-like has product MAAAKASLKIKGKGKGSKESPSKYELFKDWTNWSLKKAKVATHYGFIPLIIILGMKSDPNTHLFQLLSPV; this is encoded by the coding sequence ATGGCGGCGGCTAAGGCTTCGTTGAAGATCAAAGGGAAAGGAAAAGGATCAAAGGAATCGCCATCAAAGTACGAGCTCTTCAAGGATTGGACCAACTGGTCGCTGAAGAAAGCCAAGGTCGCGACTCACTATGGATTCATCCCTCTCATCATCATCCTCGGCATGAAGTCAGATCCAAATACTCACCTTTTCCAGCTTCTCAGCCCCGTCTAA
- the LOC106317972 gene encoding LOW QUALITY PROTEIN: putative inactive receptor-like protein kinase At1g64210 (The sequence of the model RefSeq protein was modified relative to this genomic sequence to represent the inferred CDS: deleted 1 base in 1 codon; substituted 1 base at 1 genomic stop codon): MISSNLKNSIHLYLQHSRLSGPLPPILSELKSRSNFDRPSLTQIDLWNNTIPKSFQRFQSXSFSGNIITQKEKETQRLSRISCIMMITCFGKARISGKFRKRDSSSSSPPRNWTSKDDNTEEEGSKIIFFGGKNHSFDLDDLLSSSAQVLGKGAFGTTYKVTMDDMSAVVVKRLKEVVVGRREFEQQMEMIGMIRHENVAELKAYYFSKDDKLAVYSYYTQGSLFQMLHGNRGTYDRVPLSWDARLRIATGAARGLAKIHEGNNGRFIHGNIKSSNIFLDSQGHGCIGDIGLTTIMRSLPQRTCLSSGYHAPEITDTRRSTQSSDVYSFGVVLLELLTGASPAITEAEHSGENMDLASWIRNVVAKDWTGEVFDMEIVSESGVEDEMVEMLQIGLACVGVKQQERPHIAQVVKLIQDIRSTE, encoded by the exons ATGATTTCATCAAATCTCAAGAACTCGATTCATCTCTATCTACAACACAGCCGCCTCTCCGGTCCACTACCACCGATTCTCTCGGAGTTAAAGAGTCGATCTAATTTTGATCGGCCAAGCCTGACGCAAATCGACCTGTGGAACAATACAATACCAAAATCTTTTCAAAGATTCCAA AGTTGATCCTTTTCTGGCAACATCATAACCCAAAAGGAGAAAGAAACACAAAGACTTTCCAGAATATCTTGTATAATGATGATCACTTGTTTCGGGAAGGCTAGAATCTCAGGGAAGTTTCGGAAGAGAGACTCTTCATCGTCTTCTCCTCCAAGAAACTGGACATCTAAAGACGATAACACTGAAGAAGAAGGCAGCAAGATCATCTTCTTCGGGGGAAAGAACCATTCATTTGATTTAGATGATCTGCTAAGCTCATCAGCTCAAGTTTTGGGTAAAGGCGCTTTTGGTACAACCTATAAGGTAACAATGGATGACATGAGCGCTGTCGTGGTGAAGCGTCTGAAGGAAGTAGTGGTGGGGAGAAGAGAATTTGAGCAACAGATGGAGATGATTGGCATGATCAGACATGAGAATGTAGCTGAGCTAAAGGCTTACTACTTTTCCAAAGACGATAAACTCGCTGTTTATAGCTACTACACTCAAGGAAGCCTCTTCCAGATGCTGCACG GAAACAGAGGAACGTATGATCGAGTGCCTTTAAGTTGGGACGCTAGATTGAGGATAGCAACAGGAGCAGCGAGAGGCTTGGCTAAGATCCATGAAGGGAACAACGGGAGATTCATCCATGGGAACATCAAATCATCAAACATCTTCTTAGACTCGCAAGGCCACGGCTGCATAGGAGACATTGGCTTGACGACCATCATGAGATCTCTTCCTCAAAGGACTTGCCTTAGTTCAGGTTACCACGCACCTGAAATAACAGACACGAGAAGAAGCACGCAGTCTTCAGATGTATACAGCTTCGGGGTGGTTCTACTCGAGCTTTTGACTGGGGCAAGTCCAGCGATTACAGAGGCGGAACACAGTGGTGAGAACATGGATTTGGCTAGCTGGATAAGGAATGTGGTGGCGAAAGATTGGACAGGGGAAGTGTTTGATATGGAGATTGTGAGTGAATCAGGTGTGGAGGATGAAATGGTAGAGATGCTGCAGATAGGATTGGCTTGCGTTGGTGTGAAGCAACAAGAACGACCTCATATAGCTCAAGTTGTGAAATTGATTCAAGACATTCGATCAACCGAGTGA
- the LOC106313147 gene encoding ubiquitin-conjugating enzyme E2 28, giving the protein MASKRILKELKDLHKDPPSSCSAGPVAEDMFHWQATIMGPSDSPYSGGVFLVTIHFPPDYPFKPPKVAFRTKVFHPNVNSNGSICLDILKEQWSPALTISKVLLSICSLLTDPNPDDPLVPEIAHMYKTDRAKYESTARSWTQKYAMG; this is encoded by the exons ATGGCTTCGAAGCGGATCTTGAAAGAGCTCAAGGATCTCCACAAGGATCCTCCTTCCTCCTGCAGTGCTG GCCCAGTTGCGGAAGACATGTTTCATTGGCAAGCTACAATAATGGGTCCATCCGATAGTCCTTACTCTGGCGGAGTCTTTCTCGTAACCATTCACTTCCCTCCCGATTATCCTTTCAAACCACCAAAG GTTGCATTTAGGACAAAGGTGTTTCACCCTAATGTCAACAGCAATGGAAGCATTTGCCTCGACATTTTGAAAGAACAATGGAGTCCTGCACTCACCATATCCAAG GTTTTGCTTTCGATATGTTCATTGTTAACGGATCCAAACCCAGATGATCCTTTGGTTCCAGAGATTGCTCACATGTATAAAACGGACAGAGCCAAGTATGAGTCTACTGCTAGGAGCTGGACTCAGAAATATGCTATGGGGTAA
- the LOC106316786 gene encoding LOW QUALITY PROTEIN: cation/H(+) antiporter 16 (The sequence of the model RefSeq protein was modified relative to this genomic sequence to represent the inferred CDS: inserted 2 bases in 1 codon) → MATLVNGTSPETVEMMKATSNGVFQGESPLDFALPLVILQICLVVAVTRSLAFLLRPMRQPRVVAEIIGGILLGPSALGRVTAYKNSLFPAKSLTVLDTLANLGLLLFLFLVGLEIDLKSLRRTGKKAISIAAGGMLLPFAMGVVTSFAFPEFSSTSGDNNRVPFIIFMGVALSLTAFGVLARILAELKLLTTDLGRISISSAAINDVFAWILLALAISLSGDRSSLLVPLWVLLSGTAFVIACFTIAPQIFKLISRRCPEGEPIAEKYVCLALCAVLIAGFATDAIGIHGIFGAFVIGCLFPKGHFADAIVEKIEDLVMGLLLPLYFVMSGLETDITTIHGVKSWGRLALVIVTACFGKIVGTVSAALLSKVGLRDSLVLGVLMNTRGLAELIVLNIGKDRKVLSDQTFAIMVLMAIFTTFITTPLVMALYKTSETTQTQDSDSYKNCKRRRKIESEKEEEQTQQLKVLICLHSGKDINPMVKLIEASHGRNXFCVYVMHLTQLSKGPSSIRMVQKARRNGLPFWNKKRDNVLVAFEASCNVRNVSVRSVTAISPLVTVHEDICSSADSKHAAFVILPFHRQWSSLEQEFETVRSEFQGINKRVLQNSPCSVGILVDRGGLSDNDSEVASRSFSLSVNVLFFGGGDDREALAYGLRMAEHPGIKLTIVAISGSDISKSYILEAQETPPFLLDERFLAAIKNKAAISTRFEERIVNSTYEAVKIIQEFCKCDILLVGKSSERPFVSKLPVMMKMDYPELGPVGNLILISTSVSVLVVQQYTTRNPSVVGSVSVAVVETP, encoded by the exons ATGGCTACTTTGGTCAACGGGACATCTCCGGAGACGGTGGAGATGATGAAGGCGACATCAAATGGAGTATTCCAAGGAGAGAGTCCGCTAGACTTTGCTCTTCCTCTTGTCATTCTACAGATTTGTCTTGTCGTCGCCGTCACTCGCTCTTTGGCGTTCCTCCTCCGTCCCATGAGACAGCCACGCGTAGTCGCTGAGATCATC GGTGGGATACTTCTCGGCCCGTCGGCTCTCGGCAGAGTCACGGCGTACAAGAACTCATTGTTTCCGGCGAAAAGTCTGACGGTGCTCGACACCCTTGCAAACCTCGGCCTCCTTCTCTTCCTCTTCCTCGTAGGCCTGGAGATTGATCTGAAATCTCTCCGACGCACCGGCAAAAAAGCGATTTCCATCGCCGCCGGCGGAATGCTCCTCCCTTTCGCGATGGGCGTCGTCACCTCCTTCGCCTTCCCGGAATTTTCTTCCACTTCCGGTGACAATAACAGAGTTCCGTTCATCATTTTCATGGGAGTAGCACTCTCGCTCACAGCTTTCGGAGTCTTGGCTCGAATCCTCGCTGAGCTAAAGCTTCTCACCACCGATCTCGGCCGTATTTCAATCTCCTCCGCCGCCATCAACGACGTCTTCGCTTGGATTCTCCTCGCTCTCGCCATATCTCTCTCCGGCGACAGGAGTTCCTTACTTGTTCCTCTCTGGGTTCTGTTAAGTGGAACCGCGTTTGTGATCGCTTGTTTTACAATCGCGCCGCAAATTTTCAAACTAATCTCTCGGCGCTGCCCCGAAGGCGAGCCGATAGCCGAGAAGTACGTCTGCCTCGCGCTTTGCGCGGTTCTGATCGCAGGTTTCGCAACAGACGCGATTGGAATCCACGGGATTTTCGGCGCGTTTGTAATCGGTTGTTTGTTTCCCAAGGGGCATTTCGCAGACGCGATTGTGGAGAAGATTGAAGATCTCGTCATGGGCCTTCTTCTGCCGTTGTACTTCGTTATGAGCGGTTTGGAAACGGACATAACTACCATTCACGGTGTGAAATCGTGGGGACGACTCGCGCTGGTGATCGTTACGGCTTGTTTTGGGAAGATCGTTGGGACAGTTAGTGCTGCCTTGTTGAGCAAGGTAGGGCTTCGTGATTCGCTTGTTCTTGGTGTCTTGATGAACACGAGAGGTTTGGCCGAGCTTATTGTTCTCAACATTGGCAAAGACAGAAAG GTTTTGAGCGATCAGACATTTGCAATTATGGTTCTCATGGCGATCTTCACGACATTCATCACAACGCCACTAGTCATGGCCCTTTACAAAACAAGCGAGACAACGCAAACGCAGGATAGCGATAGCTACAAGAACTGCAAACGCAGACGCAAGATTGAGAGTGAGAAAGAAGAAGAGCAAACGCAGCAGCTTAAGGTTTTGATATGTCTTCACAGCGGTAAAGATATTAATCCGATGGTGAAACTAATCGAAGCTTCTCACGGAAGAAA CTTTTGCGTTTACGTTATGCATTTAACCCAACTCTCGAAGGGACCTTCTTCGATTCGAATGGTTCAGAAGGCGAGAAGAAACGGTTTGCCTTTTTGGAACAAGAAAAGAGATAACGTCTTGGTCGCGTTCGAAGCGTCTTGTAACGTGAGAAACGTTTCAGTGCGTTCCGTGACCGCGATTTCACCTTTGGTAACAGTTCATGAGGATATATGTAGCTCTGCGGATAGCAAACACGCAGCGTTTGTGATTCTGCCGTTTCATAGACAGTGGAGTTCTCTTGAGCAAGAATTTGAAACGGTGAGATCAGAGTTTCAGGGGATTAACAAAAGAGTTCTTCAAAATTCGCCGTGTTCTGTAGGAATCTTGGTCGACCGTGGCGGTCTCAGTGACAATGATTCTGAGGTAGCTTCAAGGAGCTTCTCGCTTTCCGTCAATGTTCTGTTCTTTGGTGGGGGCGATGATCGTGAAGCCTTGGCTTACGGGTTACGAATGGCGGAGCATCCTGGGATTAAGTTGACCATTGTGGCTATCTCCGGTTCAGACATCTCTAAATCTTATATACTTGAAGCGCAAGAAACACCTCCCTTTCTGTTAGACGAGCGATTCCTTGCCGCAATCAAGAACAAGGCAGCCATTTCGACAAGATTTGAAGAGAGGATAGTGAATTCGACATATGAAGCGGTTAAGATTATCCAGGAGTTTTGCAAGTGTGATATTTTATTAGTCGGAAAATCCTCGGAAAGGCCCTTTGTTTCGAAGCTACCGGTTATGATGAAGATGGATTATCCGGAACTTGGACCGGTTGGAAACTTGATCCTCATATCTACTTCGGTTTCAGTATTGGTGGTTCAGCAGTACACCACGAGAAATCCTTCCGTTGTGGGTTCAGTCTCTGTTGCGGTGGTGGAGACGCCATGA
- the LOC106314297 gene encoding uncharacterized protein LOC106314297 has translation MMISDLLVVTTPFGVVAGEKEVVLDSNGNPVKSTALYFLKVQSPERTSWISRYGSGILSFDPCPKRVVSAPAGIMNPPEAFAFDLSSDVVRVSTELNIRSVLMPPICRETGYWRVEDRSSSTKAVVLTGSKSSNDSTFTIMKSSDGLYKISFGGVDKPKELGLEKLDDRGTWVLGLDRLWFSFWNNSDPPLLCPDSPFHGSWVWTDSGSSIIV, from the coding sequence ATGATGATATCTGACTTGCTCGTTGTTACAACACCATTCGGTGTTGTTGCTGGTGAGAAGGAAGTAGTTCTTGATTCTAATGGGAATCCAGTAAAGTCCACTGCTCTGTATTTCCTCAAGGTCCAGAGTCCGGAAAGGACATCATGGATTTCGCGTTACGGAAGTGGCATATTAAGTTTCGACCCATGCCCAAAAAGAGTGGTATCGGCCCCTGCTGGAATTATGAACCCACCTGAAGCATTTGCATTTGACTTATCATCAGATGTGGTACGTGTATCAACAGAGCTTAACATCAGGTCGGTATTAATGCCCCCTATCTGCCGTGAGACCGGGTATTGGAGAGTCGAAGATAGGTCATCGTCAACCAAAGCTGTAGTCCTGACGGGGTCTAAGTCGAGCAATGACAGCACCTTCACCATCATGAAATCTTCCGACGGACTTTACAAGATTTCTTTCGGCGGTGTTGACAAACCAAAGGAACTCGGTTTAGAAAAATTAGACGACCGTGGTACATGGGTCTTGGGTCTGGACCGACTCTGGTTCTCCTTTTGGAATAATTCGGATCCTCCACTTCTATGTCCTGATTCTCCTTTTCATGGGTCTTGGGTCTGGACCGACTCTGGTTCTTCCATAATTGTTTAG
- the LOC106317973 gene encoding uncharacterized protein LOC106317973 has product MATASFRWILQLHKDVPEAARFYAQGLDFSVNVVTLRWAELQSGPLKLALMQSPSDHVVSEKGYSSLLSFTVTDINTSISKLMELGGELDGSIKYEVHGKVASVRCLDGHVLGLYEPS; this is encoded by the exons ATGGCGACGGCGTCGTTCAGGTGGATTTTGCAGCTACACAAAGATGTACCAGAAGCGGCTCGCTTCTACGCGCAAGGTCTCGATTTTTCCGTCAATGTCGTCACTTTACGTTGGGCCGAGCTTCAGTCTGGTCCTCTGAAGCTAGCTCTGATGCAATCTCCCAG CGACCATGTGGTGAGTGAAAAGGGATACTCTTCGCTACTATCGTTCACTGTGACAGACATTAATACATCAATCTCCAAACTTATGGAGTTAGGAGGGGAGCTCGATGGCTCTATCAAATACGAAGTCCACGGCAAG GTTGCATCTGTAAGATGTCTGGACGGTCATGTGCTTGGCCTCTATGAACCTTCTTAG
- the LOC106313148 gene encoding non-specific lipid-transfer protein 2, with protein MKMVALLLITFVIALASFPPPTSSKSNAKSCLTSAVKVCFDGIARGAPVKPACCASLKEHHTCLCDIIKSRMVDTSVLSSSLKSCGMPNPKC; from the coding sequence ATGAAGATGGTAGCATTGTTACTCATCACATTTGTTATAGCCTTGGCATCATTCCCTCCTCCGACAAGTTCCAAGAGCAATGCGAAATCATGTCTTACAAGTGCGGTTAAGGTTTGCTTTGATGGCATAGCTCGTGGAGCGCCGGTGAAGCCTGCATGTTGTGCGAGTCTGAAAGAGCATCATACATGTCTGTGTGATATAATTAAATCCCGTATGGTCGATACCAGTGTTCTTAGCTCTAGTCTCAAGTCTTGTGGTATGCCTAACCCCAAATGTTGA
- the LOC106317971 gene encoding 6-phosphogluconate dehydrogenase, decarboxylating 1, chloroplastic: MESAALSRIGLAGLAVMGQNLALNIAEKGFPISVYNRTTSKVDETLDRAAVEGNLPVSGQYSPRDFVLSLQRPRSLIILVKAGAPVDQTIAAFSEYMEPGDCIIDGGNEWYQNTERRISEAEQKGLLYLGMGVSGGEEGARNGPSLMPGGSFQAYDNIKDILGKVAAQVEDGPCVTYIGEGGSGNFVKMVHNGIEYGDMQLISEAYDVLKNVGGLSNEELAEIFTEWNRGELESFLVEITSDIFRVKDEFGDGELVDKILDKTGMKGTGKWTVQQAAELSVATPTIAASLDCRYLSGLKDERENAAKVLREAGLKEEIGSASSGIDKKRLVDDVRQALYASKICSYAQGMNLLRAKSLEKSWNLNFGELARIWKGGCIIRAVFLDRIKKAYQRNPDLASLVVDPEFAKEMVQRQAAWRRVVGLAVSAGISTPGMCASLAYFDTYRRARLPANLVQAQRDLFGAHTYERTDRSGAYHTEWTKLARKSN, encoded by the coding sequence ATGGAGTCCGCCGCTCTCTCCCGAATCGGCCTCGCCGGTCTCGCCGTAATGGGCCAGAACCTCGCCTTGAACATCGCCGAGAAAGGCTTCCCAATCTCCGTCTACAACCGAACCACATCTAAAGTCGACGAAACCCTAGATCGCGCCGCCGTCGAAGGAAACCTCCCGGTCTCCGGCCAATACTCCCCGCGCGACTTCGTCCTCTCGCTCCAACGCCCTCGTTCCCTCATCATCCTCGTCAAAGCCGGAGCCCCCGTCGACCAGACCATCGCCGCCTTCTCCGAGTACATGGAGCCCGGAGACTGCATCATCGACGGAGGAAACGAGTGGTACCAGAACACAGAGCGGCGGATCTCCGAAGCTGAGCAGAAAGGATTGCTCTACTTAGGCATGGGAGTCTCCGGCGGAGAAGAAGGGGCTCGTAACGGTCCCTCGCTGATGCCAGGAGGTTCGTTTCAGGCCTACGATAACATCAAAGACATCTTGGGGAAAGTCGCGGCTCAGGTCGAGGACGGGCCTTGCGTCACTTACATCGGTGAAGGCGGATCTGGGAACTTCGTGAAGATGGTTCACAACGGGATTGAGTATGGAGATATGCAGCTTATCTCTGAGGCTTACGACGTGTTGAAGAACGTTGGTGGATTGAGCAACGAGGAGCTTGCGGAGATCTTCACGGAGTGGAACCGAGGTGAGCTCGAGAGTTTCTTGGTTGAGATTACTTCCGATATCTTTAGGGTTAAGGATGAGTTTGGTGATGGAGAGTTGGTGGATAAGATTTTGGATAAGACTGGTATGAAAGGGACCGGGAAATGGACCGTTCAGCAGGCGGCGGAGCTCTCTGTGGCAACTCCGACGATTGCTGCTTCGTTGGACTGTCGGTACTTGAGCGGGTTGAAAGATGAGAGGGAGAATGCTGCTAAAGTGTTGAGAGAAGCTGGGTTGAAGGAAGAGATTGGTTCTGCGTCGAGCGGGATCGATAAGAAGAGGTTGGTTGATGATGTTAGACAAGCTCTATACGCTTCGAAGATATGTAGTTACGCTCAAGGGATGAATCTGCTTAGAGCTAAGAGCTTAGAGAAGAGCTGGAACTTGAACTTTGGTGAGTTGGCTAGGATTTGGAAAGGAGGGTGTATCATAAGGGCGGTGTTCTTGGATAGGATCAAGAAAGCTTACCAGAGGAACCCGGATTTGGCGAGCCTTGTGGTTGATCCTGAGTTCGCTAAAGAGATGGTTCAGAGACAAGCTGCTTGGAGGAGAGTGGTGGGTTTGGCTGTCTCTGCTGGGATAAGCACCCCTGGAATGTGCGCGAGTCTTGCGTATTTCGATACTTATAGGCGTGCGAGATTACCGGCGAATCTGGTTCAGGCGCAGAGAGATCTCTTTGGAGCTCATACTTACGAGAGGACTGATCGTTCTGGTGCGTACCACACGGAGTGGACTAAGCTTGCTAGGAAGAGCAATTGA
- the LOC106316779 gene encoding dirigent protein 5: MVSQIKSSLFLFIVLVLSKTVISARKPSKSQSKPCKNFVLYYHDIMFGVDDVQNATSAAVTNPPGLGNFKFGKLVIFDDPVTIDKNYQSEPVARAQGFYFYDMKNDYNAWFSYTLVFNSTQHKGTLNIMGADLMMEKTRDLSVVGGTGDFFMSRGIVTFETDTFEGAKYFRVKMDIKLYDCY; encoded by the coding sequence ATGGTAAGCCAAATAAAATCATCTCTCTTCTTATTCATCGTCCTTGTTCTATCAAAAACTGTCATATCAGCTAGAAAACCATCCAAATCTCAATCAAAACCTTGCAAAAACTTCGTCCTCTACTACCATGACATAATGTTTGGCGTCGATGACGTGCAAAACGCGACATCTGCTGCCGTTACCAACCCTCCGGGACTCGGGAATTTCAAATTCGGAAAGCTCGTGATCTTCGACGATCCAGTGACCATAGACAAAAACTACCAATCCGAACCTGTGGCACGTGCTCAAGGCTTCTATTTCTACGACATGAAGAATGATTACAATGCGTGGTTCTCATACACACTTGTGTTTAACTCGACTCAACACAAAGGGACGTTAAACATAATGGGAGCAGATCTTATGATGGAGAAGACAAGAGATTTGTCTGTGGTCGGAGGAACAGGTGATTTCTTCATGTCTCGAGGGATTGTTACGTTTGAAACTGACACCTTTGAAGGTGCGAAGTATTTTAGGGTCAAGATGGATATCAAACTCTATGACTGTTATTAA
- the LOC106317970 gene encoding uncharacterized protein At5g41620, with the protein MKSKEEEEEEEDGGGGEGQKGKSLIEKLRRRAVSVGHRRVFRPPSTPAHISFNPNNPSSSSKFASSSRKLAASLWEFYQYYDQDHDIPPVAKMHRAPFSYGGDPSNRRLRHGHGKSAVGDNGLDLTDDQPESAGSIRKQIGQMLMKHHQLTQRNDHPLQPLSPASSLEVAPYKGAITPGSSLDLHGRRRAGEPNNNNLKTSTELLKVLNRIWSLEEQHSANISLIKSLKSELAHSRARIKELLRCQQADRREMDELVKQLAEERLSKDTKERDRLSSAVQSLEEERKLRRRSESLQRKLARELSEAKSTLSHCVDEMERGSKSKKMLERLCDEFARGIKSYEREVHGLKQKVDKSWEGWGEEDQMVLCIAETWLDERIQSGEEGSVLEKLKLEIEAFLESKQKLSGNEIPKNRRSSLESAPFHATSAPIQEVDSEEEEEEDSNCFELKKHGTVERRRSQSPSSLQVKFEDQMAWAMSNNEKKKKNKSRDIEADKGEKEGEKERNNAVGEMIRTHRRLLSETQGIDEGSCSYQPSRRAESPIRHWNPRAMTSDLTAQGVKDNTLKAKLSEARTKSSRPRIRLFKG; encoded by the exons ATGAAAAGTAAAGAAGAAGAGGAAGAGGAAGAAGATGGAGGAGGAGGAGAAGGGCAAAAAGGGAAGAGCCTTATTGAAAAGTTAAGGAGAAGAGCCGTTTCTGTAGGCCATAGAAGAGTGTTTCGCCCACCTTCCACTCCAGCGCACATTAGCTTTAACCCTAATAACCCTTCTTCTTCTTCAAAATTCGCATCTTCCTCTAGAAAGCTTGCAGCTTCTCTCTGGGAGTTTTATCAGTACTACGACCAAGACCACGATATTCCTCCTGTAGCTAAAATGCACCGAGCTCCGTTCAGTTATGGTGGTGATCCTAGTAACCGCCGTCTCCGTCACGGCCATGGAAAGTCGGCGGTTGGAGATAATGGCCTCGATCTTACTGATGACCAG CCAGAGAGTGCGGGGAGCATAAGGAAACAGATAGGCCAAATGCTAATGAAGCATCATCAATTAACACAAAGAAACGACCATCCTTTGCAGCCCTTGTCTCCTGCTAGCTCCCTCGAG GTGGCTCCATATAAAGGAGCAATAACTCCGGGAAGCTCATTGGATCTTCATGGAAGAAGACGAGCTGGTGAGCCTAACAACAACAATCTCAAGACATCAACCGAACTTCTTAAAGTACTGAACCGGATCTGGAGCCTCGAGGAGCAGCATTCCGCTAACATCTCCTTGATAAAATCCCTAAAAAGCGAGCTTGCTCACTCACGCGCCAGGATCAAAGAGCTTCTCAGATGCCAGCAAGCCGACAGACGCGAGATGGACGAGTTAGTGAAGCAGCTCGCGGAAGAGAGGCTCTCAAAGGACACGAAGGAACGCGACCGGTTAAGCTCCGCGGTTCAGTCGCTGGAAGAGGAGCGGAAACTGAGGAGACGGTCCGAGAGTTTGCAGAGGAAACTAGCACGGGAGCTCTCCGAGGCGAAGTCGACATTGTCTCACTGCGTCGACGAGATGGAGAGAGGGAGTAAGTCGAAGAAGATGCTGGAGAGGCTATGCGACGAGTTCGCGAGAGGGATCAAGAGCTACGAGAGGGAGGTTCACGGTTTGAAGCAGAAGGTGGATAAGAGCTGGGAAGGATGGGGTGAGGAGGATCAGATGGTTCTTTGTATAGCGGAAACGTGGCTTGACGAAAGGATCCAGAGCGGTGAGGAAGGATCTGTGCTGGAGAAGCTGAAGCTTGAGATAGAAGCGTTTCTTGAGAGTAAGCAGAAGCTGAGTGGTAATGAGATACCCAAGAATCGTAGGAGTTCACTTGAGTCGGCTCCGTTTCACGCCACGAGCGCGCCGATTCAGGAAGTGGACAGCGAGGAGGAGGAGGAGGAAGATTCGAATTGCTTTGAGCTCAAGAAACATGGAACGGTGGAAAGAAGACGGAGTCAAAGCCCGTCGAGTTTACAGGTGAAGTTCGAGGATCAGATGGCGTGGGCCATGTCTAATAATGAGAAGAAGAAGAAGAATAAGTCTAGAGACATTGAAGCTGATAAGGGGGAGAAAGAGGGGGAGAAAGAGAGGAACAATGCGGTTGGAGAGATGATAAGAACTCATCGGAGGTTACTGTCGGAAACTCAGGGAATCGATGAGGGTTCTTGCAGTTACCAACCAAGTAGGAGAGCAGAGAGCCCGATTCGGCATTGGAATCCGAGAGCCATGACGTCTGATCTAACGGCGCAAGGAGTGAAGGACAACACTTTGAAAGCTAAACTAAGCGAAGCGAGAACCAAAAGTTCCCGGCCACGGATTCGGCTATTCAAGGGCTAA